TTCCGCGGAACGGTCGAGATACGTCCAGACGAGATCGGCGGCGGGTCTGAGGCCGTTGCGGGCGGCGAGCAGTTCGCCGTCGCTCGCCCCCCGGTCGGCGGCGACGGCGAGCATGCCGGCGCGCAGGCTCGCCCGGTCCGAGGCGTTGATCCACAGGCCCACCCGGCCCTGTCGGCCCTGTTCTCCCGTGACCTCCTGGAACAGGGCGCAGGCGACCGCCGTCTTGCCCGAGCCGCCCATGCCGTACAGCACGTAGACCTGGCCGCCGCGCTCCGCCTCGACACTCGCCCGCAGCCGTTCCATCACCTCGTTGCGGTCGCGCAGCGCGACGGGCGGCCGGCCGACCGCCGGGCGGCGCACCGAGTCCGGTCCGCCGTGCTCCGGGCGGTCACCGCCGTAGTGATGGTGCTCGCTGATGTGCTGGTCGCCCCGCGACTGGTAGACGCGTCCCTGGTCCTCGGCGTGCCCGTCCGTCCCGCCCGTCATCGCTCGGTGATGTGCTGGTCACGCCCGGCCTGGTAGACCCGGCCCTGCCCGGAGGCGGTGGCGTGCTGGGTGACCTGACGGGCGGCCGCGCCACCGGGATCGAGCCGGTCCAGCAGCGCGCGCAGTTCCTCGACGGCGGCGGGCCGGGCGACGAGCAGCCGCCGTACCGATCCCTGCCACTGGAGCCGCAGTTCGTCCAGGGTCTCCTGGTCGCCCGCCGCCGCGGCGGCCAGGACGTCCTCGTGCGCGGCCTCCAGTTCGGCGGTGACGGTCTCGGCGCGCTCGGGTTGCGTCCTGCGCCAGAGCTGGGCGAGCCCGTCACGCACCCGGTGCCACGCGTCGGTCGCCATCAGCGTGACCAAGGTGGCCCCCGCGCTCTGTGCGAGCAAGGTCACTTCTGAGTCCACAGCAGCCCCTCCGTTCACCCGATTTCCCTACCGCACAGATGAAAAATGCCGCCCGTCAGGCGTTGGCATGATTTTCTTCCCGATCAATATCATTCCAGCCCTGAGCGACATGAGACAAGGATGAATCAATCCTCGCCAATACCCCGGCGACCTGGTTCCGACACATCATCAGGCGGGCAAGTTGCACGTTACAGTGAGGCATCCTGACCGATCGAGGGGGCGACGGAAATGGCCAGGCCATGGGAAGCGGATCCGCACACAGGTTTCAAACAGCGTCTGGGAAAATCGCCCCAGGAACTCGGAATCACGACCGGAACTCCGGACTGCCCGGACATCTGGGAACTGGCCAACGGTGACATCGCCGTCATAGGCCGGGACCTCACCCGGTCACTGGGCACGAACCTGCCCGCCGGAGTCTCGATCGGGTCCGACGAGTGCCTCGTCGTCATCCCCAGGAACATGCTCATCGCGGCGAAGCCGGACATCCCCAGTGTTTGACTCCTTCCCCCACGGCCTCTCCGAACGCCTGGACCGCCCCGCCTACCACGCGGACCTGGGGCGGGTCTACACCAGCGGGATCGGCTTCCTCAACAAGCTGGAGCGCGGCCAGCACTTCCAGGAGCGCGGCTTCCCGAGCTGGGAGGCATTCGCCGACGGCGACTGGGAGACGGCGCTGTCCCTGGCCGAGGAGCGGCGCGAGGACTACGCCCAGGAACTCCGCCGGGCGGCGCGAGCGGGCGTGCGGCACCGCCGCCTCCGCATCGTGGAATTCCCGATCACGCCCTACGTGCAATGGGAGTTGTTCGTCCTGCGCGCACGGGTGGACGTGGGCGACGAGATCAGGATTCTCGACGCCGACGATATTTCGAACATCGAGCGGAGTC
Above is a genomic segment from Streptomyces asoensis containing:
- a CDS encoding DUF6879 family protein, which encodes MFDSFPHGLSERLDRPAYHADLGRVYTSGIGFLNKLERGQHFQERGFPSWEAFADGDWETALSLAEERREDYAQELRRAARAGVRHRRLRIVEFPITPYVQWELFVLRARVDVGDEIRILDADDISNIERSRPVPEAVILGDVVMYEVIYDEDGNAAGAKKYTDRSLIRETNAGFDALYERGEGFHSFFDREIAPLAPPRMSGTPTGLRGAR